From Gracilinanus agilis isolate LMUSP501 unplaced genomic scaffold, AgileGrace unplaced_scaffold27798, whole genome shotgun sequence:
gagagagagagagagagagagagagagagagagagagagagagaggagcgagcagtcagccagccagccagccagaggAGCCTGGAGCAAGCCGAATCTACTGAGGGGTCCCCCCACCCCGCAAAGCCTCCCAACAATGCTGTCATTGTCAAGTACAAAGAGTTGGTAATTCTTAATGAATAGTCCATGGGGCCTCTTGACTAAATAGTGCGTTCCATGGCCCAAATCTGTCAGCTGGAGGCTTCTCCCGCCCTGGAGAGTGAGTGAGTGGCACGGCCGGACGGGAATGCAGCAGGACCCAGGCAGCTGGCAGGACAGCCCTGGGCACGCAGACCTTGGGGAACCTGGTCTCTGAAACTTAGGAAGTCGGGCCTTAAAAGGCCTCTGTGGGCCATCCAGTCCAAGCCCCTTGTCCTAGAGAGGGGGAAATCgaggtccagagaagggaaaggacttgccagaggtcacacagcttgCTGGTCTACAGCTGTCTGGCCACGGCCCTTGttctttcactgcatcaattctcAGCCTtatctctggcttcctttccctccttctcctcctcctctgcttCCTTCTTCCCAATTAAAGCCATGAGTTCGAATATGGGTTCTGACCCACTCATGGTTTTGTTGGTACTAATCATACTAGCACGTTTCATCCTATGGTCCTGTCTCAGGACTTTTGTTGATTATCGACTGGCCCGGAGACGGCCCAGCAAACCCAAGCAGGACTAGATTTCCCAGCGGGCCAGTCTGGGTCTTGCCCAGAAGTGGGGAGTCCTGGGCTCTGAGGGATCCAGGGGAAAAGGAACCTTCTCAGAGATCCTTTCTTGGGTATGATCTTAGCTTCTTTCTCCACCAGGAGAAGCAAGTTCGGGAATGGGGGACGTCTTGTCTCCTTGGGGTCAGCCGATCCTGAGATGGTCCTGTAGAAGGTCTTCGTTTCTGTGTGTTCAACCATGTTCCCTGAGCTGATGTGGAAATGTAGCCTTGTAGCTCTACCTGGAAGGGGTGGCAGAGGGGGGGGGACCGAGAGAGCCAAGGTGGGTAAGGCAGGCAGTAGAGGCAGGGTAGGTAGGACAGGTGGGGAAGGAGGTAGAGTAGGGAGGACAAGTAACAGCTTTATTTTCAAAAGATCTTAGAGCCCcatatctagagctagaaggaccttGGATATCATTGAGTCTAACCTCTTcgttttatagatagggaaactgaggcagagtgagaCCACATATGTCAAAAGTATAGTTTAGGTCAAAAGCAGGATACCTTCGTGACCTTGAgaatgaatggaatggaaatgGGAGGAGCAGGTGTTTGCCTACATCTTGGGCTTTCGGGGAACTTGGCAGAGTCTCTTACTCCCTCGTGTTATCATCACCACCCCTTATACCACCAGGACTGACTCATGTGAAATGGAGAGTGTTATACATGTCCCTAGCTAAAGGCACAGCAAACATCCCACTCAGGGTTTACTTGAAGGAAACAAGACAAGAGATCTGTACATCTGTCTAGACTAGCTTCTACCAAAGCAGTTggttgccccccacccccaccccttagTAGACTTGTTTCCTGAGTTTCAAAATTTGTCTACTGGTTCCTAATCTAGCCATAAACTTTCTCTAAATTGAGCTAGAGTGATCCTCAGACCACAGACAGTCAGTCAGTTGGacaaggagcatttattaagcacctactatgtgcaagacccCGCTAAGCATGAGAGATacaagaaagtcaaaagactgtgcccctgctttcaaggagctcctCATCTAAAAGGGAGACACCATTCAAACAACTATGTGCAAAGAGCTACATGCAGAATAAATTGTCAATAATCcacagaaagaaggcactagaatgaagaggggTTGAGAagggcttcctgaagaaggtagaacttcagctgggacttgaaggaatccaggaaaggCAGGAGGTGGAAATGAGCGGGGAGGACATTGGAGgtatgagggacagccagtgaaaatgcccagagccggTTGTGCTGGTATCTtgtttgaagaacagcaaggaggctagCATCGTCAGATTGTGGAGTCAGAGGGTGGTGGTGTGGGGTATTGGAAGACTGGCACTAGCTCCCTTACTTGCTACCTTCTCAACAATCTGTTGGTTTTATTGATGAGAAACCAGGGTCACTCCTAGCTATAATGAAGCATTTTGGGATGGACATATTCAGTATGTAAGCTGGAAGCACTACAGAAACAGCAAGGACTCCTTTTACCAATACTCAGTGGCATACATCTTGATGAAACTATTTTAACTCTTTgatggccttggacacttactagatgtgtgaccctgatcaagtcacttaacttcagtcctagttcctcaactataaaatggtggggggtcataatagcacctacctcacagggttgttgtgaggatcaaatgaggtaatatttatataattgcttagcatgatgcctagcacaaagtaggggcttaataaataatgattctctccctttcttcaatCTGTTTGGGTttataaaagggaaatgaaaaatggGAGGGAcatcaccaaaaaagaaaatgatatacaTTGTTGTGACTGGCTAAAGTTACATGTTCACTTAAGAGGGATTTTTCTAAACCAGTAGGCCATTTCATTTCTTGTAATATGCACTGAATGTTGGAAAAGTCACACGTCCTTCAAGTAGTCCCATTGTTAAAGGATCTAAATAGCTGAATGACGGACTTCCACATGGAGACATATCCATGAACTTCCTTGTCCACTTGTTCCTTTATTCTTCAGCTTTCACGAATCAAAGATTTCATGTTGTTTTGATGCTCCATCCTCTTGTGAACAATAGGTGTGAACAGCTATGGCCAAAAATGATTCAGCTCTAGGCGACTGGCCTTTTGGTGATGGATCTCTCCACACCAACTGAGGCTGATCTTTGGCTAGGGCCAGGATCCCAAATCTTCCCAGTTTGATAGGACCTGCCAGAGTTTGTGAGCTCTTGGCAGAGCCTTAGAGAGCCCAAGGTCTTCTCTGGAAACTCCCATGTCATGGTGATCTATTAGAGAACAATTAGTGAATGATACTTTTGTTAGATTATCTCATTCTAGATTGGGATTTATAAATATCTCACAGCTTTGTGAACTAGGAACTACAGTAttgtgatctccattttatagatgaggaaactaaggcttaaaaGGGTgtagtgacttatccaaagtgaCATAGCTTAGGAATATTGATGAAAGGATTTGAATTGTCTTTTCTGACGCCAAGTTCAGGCGTCTAGTccctataccatgctgcctttcaATTCAATGTTATTAAGTAGTGATGAAATTTTCCCCTGGTTGTTGGTTTCTTCTTagtcctcaaattatcttgtatctatttatctatgactATCTTGCACCCTCCACTGGGATTTTTTGTCTTGCCACCGAACTTTGATGATTCTAGAAGACTGAGTAAGGCTGATAACTGTGCAAATTTCTcctacttaaatccaattcatgggcaAGCCAAGACATTGCCCCACGAGGTTACTGGTCATCTTCTAAAAATGAGAGATGAGCAACCAATTCTTCCATTAGATCGTAAGCTCCCTGTGGGCAGGGTCTGGTTTTTGTTATGTCTCAGAGTATTCTTAGTGTCTAAAAGAGGTCCGCATAattattattaagcacctactatgtgcctggcactgtgctaatccCTGAGGATACAACaataggcaaaagacaatccctgctctccaggagcttacagtggaatgggagagacaacatgaaaacaaatgtatacaaagaatgctatttacaggagaaataggaaatagtgaaCCGAGGGAAGGCGCTGGAAttaagagaggggagggaagacttccagtaga
This genomic window contains:
- the SMIM38 gene encoding small integral membrane protein 38; this encodes MGSDPLMVLLVLIILARFILWSCLRTFVDYRLARRRPSKPKQD